The proteins below are encoded in one region of Mycobacterium shinjukuense:
- a CDS encoding LysR family transcriptional regulator, whose translation MELYQLRYFQMVAECGTLREAAEKLAVSQSAVSRAIAMLESEIGVELFTRRGRANELNRFGKAFLRASLVTQRSLDTAIAGVRELAGVDAGTVTLGFLNTLGVAVVPRLIRRHHDRFPGARFELRQAGGTSLLGDLATGAIDLCLSYPMPVDEWPGVKWHRLFNQQLCAVVHRDHSLAKRKVIGFEELADQPFVVLNCDYAMRRIFDDACARHGITPKIAFEGTGVPTLRGLIGARLGVGVLPPSTTSQPDVVEIAIDDKELARPIAIGWMTNRYLPPSAAAFRDTTISSWELPEPNPTAWDEA comes from the coding sequence GTGGAGCTGTATCAACTGCGCTATTTCCAAATGGTCGCGGAGTGCGGCACGCTGCGCGAAGCCGCCGAGAAACTGGCGGTGTCCCAATCCGCGGTCAGCCGGGCCATCGCCATGCTCGAGTCCGAGATCGGGGTTGAACTGTTCACCCGGCGTGGACGGGCCAACGAACTCAACCGGTTCGGGAAGGCGTTCCTGCGGGCGAGTCTCGTGACCCAGCGGAGCCTTGACACAGCGATCGCCGGCGTCCGTGAACTTGCCGGAGTCGACGCCGGGACGGTGACCCTGGGATTTCTCAACACACTGGGCGTGGCCGTAGTGCCCAGGCTGATCCGCCGCCACCATGACCGCTTTCCCGGGGCACGATTCGAACTGCGCCAGGCCGGCGGAACCTCCCTGCTGGGCGATCTGGCCACCGGCGCCATCGACCTGTGCCTCAGCTACCCAATGCCCGTTGACGAATGGCCCGGCGTGAAATGGCATCGCCTGTTCAACCAACAGCTGTGCGCCGTCGTCCACCGAGACCATTCGCTTGCCAAGCGGAAGGTGATCGGGTTCGAAGAACTCGCCGACCAACCCTTCGTGGTCCTCAACTGTGATTACGCCATGCGCAGGATCTTCGACGACGCCTGCGCGCGCCACGGTATCACGCCCAAGATCGCCTTCGAAGGAACGGGCGTTCCCACGCTGCGCGGCCTCATCGGCGCCCGCCTGGGCGTAGGTGTTCTGCCCCCGTCAACCACATCGCAACCCGACGTCGTCGAGATCGCAATCGACGACAAGGAACTGGCCAGACCCATTGCGATCGGTTGGATGACCAACAGGTATTTGCCGCCCTCAGCCGCCGCGTTTCGGGACACCACGATCTCGTCATGGGAGCTGCCTGAACCAAATCCCACGGCTTGGGATGAGGCCTGA
- a CDS encoding SRPBCC family protein gives MAIQASREVVIEAPVAAIVEALADLDAVPSWSSVHKRCQVLDTHPDGRPYHVKVTIKVTGIVDTELLEYHWGPDWVVWDAQRTAQQHGQHGEYNLLREGDDKTRVRFTLTVEPSAPLPEFWVNKARKKILHAATEGLRKRVMEMAR, from the coding sequence ATGGCCATCCAAGCATCGCGTGAAGTTGTCATCGAAGCGCCCGTAGCGGCGATCGTGGAGGCACTTGCCGACCTGGACGCGGTGCCGTCCTGGTCGTCGGTGCACAAGCGCTGCCAGGTGCTCGACACCCATCCGGACGGTCGGCCGTACCACGTGAAGGTCACCATCAAGGTGACCGGGATAGTCGACACGGAGTTGCTCGAATACCACTGGGGACCCGACTGGGTGGTGTGGGACGCGCAAAGGACCGCCCAGCAACACGGCCAGCACGGCGAGTACAACTTGTTGCGTGAGGGTGACGACAAGACCCGGGTGCGATTTACCCTCACGGTCGAACCCTCCGCGCCGCTGCCGGAGTTTTGGGTGAACAAGGCCCGCAAGAAGATCTTGCACGCCGCCACCGAGGGACTGCGCAAACGGGTTATGGAGATGGCTAGATAG
- a CDS encoding alpha-keto acid decarboxylase family protein: protein MVSDARTVVSVTDPVYTVGDYLLDRLAELGVSEIFGVPGDYNLEFLDHIVAHPAIRWVGSANELNAGYAADGYGRLRGMAAVVTTFGVGELSATNAIAGSYAEHVPVVHIVGGPSKDAQATRRALHHSLGDGDFEHFLRISREITCAQANLMPATACREIDRVLSEVREQKRPGYILLSTDVARFPTEPPAAPLPRYTGGTSPRALSMFIAAATELIADHRLTVLADLLVHRLQAVKELEELLAADVVPHATLMWGKSLLDESSPNFLGIYAGAASADRVRTAIEQAPVLVTAGVVFTDMVSGFFSQRIDPTRTIDVGQYQSSVADQVFAPLEMGAALAALASILARRGISSPPVEPPPVEPAPLVPARDQPLTQQMVWDRLCSALTPGNVVLADQGTSFYGMADHRLPHGVTFIGQPLWGSIGYTLPAAVGAALAHPDRRTVLLIGDGAAQLTVQELGTFCREGLSPVIVVVNNDGYTVERAIHGETAPYNDIVSWRWTDVPNALGVTNHLAFRAQTYGELDDALTAAAEHRDRLVLVEVMLPRLEIPHLLGQLVGSLSQQGRR, encoded by the coding sequence ATGGTTTCGGATGCGCGTACCGTCGTCTCCGTGACCGATCCCGTGTACACCGTTGGCGATTACCTTCTCGACCGCCTCGCCGAACTCGGCGTCTCCGAGATCTTCGGCGTGCCCGGAGACTACAACCTGGAATTCCTCGACCACATCGTGGCCCATCCGGCCATTCGCTGGGTGGGCAGCGCCAACGAGCTCAACGCCGGCTATGCCGCCGACGGATACGGCCGGTTGCGTGGAATGGCTGCTGTGGTAACGACATTCGGCGTCGGCGAACTCTCGGCGACCAACGCGATCGCGGGCAGCTACGCCGAGCACGTGCCGGTGGTGCACATCGTCGGCGGCCCGTCCAAGGACGCCCAGGCCACCCGCCGAGCGCTGCACCATTCGCTCGGCGACGGCGACTTCGAGCACTTCCTCCGGATCAGCCGCGAAATCACCTGCGCCCAAGCCAATCTCATGCCAGCAACGGCGTGCAGGGAGATCGACCGGGTGCTGTCGGAGGTACGGGAACAGAAGCGGCCGGGCTACATCCTGCTGTCCACCGACGTGGCGCGCTTCCCCACCGAACCGCCCGCCGCGCCGTTACCCCGCTACACCGGCGGCACCAGCCCGCGCGCGCTGTCGATGTTCATCGCGGCCGCCACCGAACTCATCGCCGACCATCGCTTGACGGTGCTCGCCGACCTGCTGGTTCACCGCCTGCAGGCCGTCAAGGAGCTTGAGGAGCTACTGGCCGCCGACGTGGTGCCGCACGCCACGTTGATGTGGGGCAAGAGCCTGCTCGACGAGAGCTCGCCCAACTTCCTGGGAATCTACGCCGGCGCGGCCAGCGCCGACCGGGTCCGCACGGCGATCGAACAGGCGCCGGTGCTGGTGACCGCCGGGGTGGTGTTCACCGACATGGTGAGCGGCTTCTTCAGCCAGCGGATCGATCCGACCCGGACCATCGACGTCGGGCAGTACCAAAGCAGTGTGGCCGACCAGGTGTTCGCACCGCTGGAAATGGGTGCCGCGCTGGCGGCACTGGCCAGCATCCTGGCCCGGCGCGGCATCAGTTCGCCACCGGTGGAACCGCCGCCCGTGGAGCCGGCGCCGCTCGTGCCGGCCCGCGACCAGCCGCTCACCCAACAGATGGTGTGGGACCGGCTGTGCTCGGCGCTGACACCGGGCAACGTGGTGCTGGCCGATCAAGGGACCTCGTTCTACGGCATGGCCGACCACCGGTTGCCGCACGGAGTCACCTTCATCGGCCAACCGCTGTGGGGCTCAATCGGTTACACACTGCCGGCCGCGGTCGGAGCCGCCCTGGCGCATCCGGACCGGCGAACGGTGCTGTTGATCGGCGACGGGGCTGCCCAACTGACCGTGCAGGAACTGGGCACCTTCTGCCGCGAGGGCCTCTCCCCCGTCATCGTGGTGGTCAACAACGACGGCTACACCGTCGAACGCGCCATCCACGGCGAGACGGCCCCCTACAACGACATCGTCAGCTGGCGATGGACCGATGTTCCCAACGCGCTCGGGGTGACCAATCACCTGGCTTTCCGCGCACAAACCTATGGCGAGCTCGACGACGCCCTCACCGCCGCCGCGGAGCACCGGGACCGCCTGGTGCTGGTCGAGGTGATGTTGCCGCGCCTCGAGATCCCCCACCTGCTGGGCCAGCTCGTCGGATCCCTGTCGCAGCAGGGCCGTCGCTGA
- a CDS encoding CaiB/BaiF CoA transferase family protein has protein sequence MTTGGPLVGVKVIELGGIGPGPHAGMVLADLGADVVRVRRPGGVAIASAAKPGEAGRHRAGVTMPSEDRDLLHRGKRIVDLDVKAQPEALLGLAAKADVLLDCFRPGTCERLGIGPQDCAAVNPRLIFARITGWGQDGPLAQTAGHDINYLSQTGALSALGYADRPPMPPLNLVADFGGGSMLVLLGIAVALYERERSGRGQVVDAAMVDGVSVLAQMIWTMKAIGRLRDQRESFLLDGGAPFYRCYETADGKYMAVGAIEPQFFAALLAGLGLSPDEVPNQLDVASYPRMCAAFAQRFASRTRAEWTAVFAGTDACVTPVLTWSEAANNAHLTARATVITAHGVQQAAPAPRFSRTPAGPVGRPPATTTPLADIGW, from the coding sequence GTGACCACCGGGGGGCCCCTGGTCGGGGTGAAGGTGATCGAACTCGGCGGCATCGGACCGGGCCCACACGCGGGCATGGTGCTCGCCGACCTCGGCGCCGACGTGGTGCGAGTGCGCCGCCCGGGCGGCGTGGCGATCGCAAGCGCGGCGAAGCCGGGCGAAGCGGGTCGCCACCGAGCGGGCGTGACGATGCCGTCGGAGGATCGCGACCTGCTGCACCGCGGGAAGCGCATCGTCGACCTGGACGTCAAGGCGCAGCCGGAGGCGCTGCTCGGGCTGGCCGCCAAAGCCGATGTGCTGTTGGACTGCTTCCGGCCCGGCACCTGTGAGCGACTTGGCATCGGTCCGCAGGATTGCGCGGCGGTCAACCCGAGGTTGATCTTCGCGCGCATCACCGGCTGGGGACAGGACGGGCCGCTCGCGCAGACCGCCGGCCACGACATCAACTACCTGTCACAGACCGGCGCGCTATCGGCGCTCGGTTACGCCGACCGACCACCCATGCCGCCGCTGAACCTGGTCGCCGACTTCGGCGGTGGCTCCATGCTGGTGCTGCTGGGCATCGCGGTCGCGCTGTATGAGCGGGAACGTTCGGGCCGGGGTCAGGTGGTCGACGCCGCGATGGTGGACGGGGTCAGCGTGCTCGCGCAGATGATCTGGACGATGAAGGCCATCGGCAGACTGCGCGACCAGCGCGAGTCCTTCCTGCTGGACGGCGGCGCCCCGTTCTACCGCTGCTATGAGACCGCCGACGGCAAGTACATGGCCGTGGGGGCAATCGAGCCGCAGTTCTTCGCGGCGTTGCTCGCCGGGCTCGGGCTGTCGCCCGACGAGGTGCCGAATCAGCTCGACGTGGCCTCCTACCCGCGGATGTGCGCGGCCTTCGCCCAACGGTTCGCCAGCCGGACCCGCGCCGAGTGGACAGCGGTTTTCGCCGGCACCGATGCCTGCGTGACACCGGTGCTGACCTGGAGCGAGGCCGCCAACAACGCGCATCTGACGGCACGCGCGACGGTGATCACGGCCCACGGTGTCCAGCAGGCCGCGCCCGCACCGCGCTTCTCCCGGACACCGGCCGGACCGGTCGGCCGGCCGCCGGCCACGACCACGCCGCTCGCCGACATCGGCTGGTGA
- a CDS encoding pyridoxal phosphate-dependent aminotransferase — MTVSRLRPYATTVFAEMSALAARIGAVNLGQGFPDEDGPPEMLQAAQDAIADGVNQYPPGPGIAPLRHAIAAHRRRHFGVEYDPDTEVLVTVGATEAIAAAVLGLVEPGSEVLLIEPFYDSYSPVVAMAGAHRLTVPLVPDGRGFALDADALRRALTPRTTALIVNSPHNPTGAVLRPTELAAIAQIAVSADLLVITDEVYEQLVFAGPDNPRHLPLAAFDGMAERTITISSAAKMFNCTGWKIGWACGPAGLIAAVRAAKQYLSYVGGAPFQPAVALALDTQDAWVAGLKNSLQARRDRLAAGLTDVGFEVHDSYGTYFLCADPRPLGYHDSTAFCAALPEKVGVAAIPMSAFCVPAAAHASQQADVWNHLVRFTFCKRDDTLEEAIRRLAVLREHAI; from the coding sequence ATGACGGTGTCGCGACTGCGGCCCTACGCGACCACGGTGTTCGCCGAAATGTCGGCGTTGGCCGCGCGCATCGGCGCGGTGAACCTCGGACAGGGCTTTCCCGACGAGGACGGGCCGCCGGAAATGCTGCAGGCCGCCCAAGACGCCATCGCCGACGGTGTCAATCAGTACCCGCCCGGCCCAGGCATCGCGCCATTGCGGCACGCCATCGCCGCCCATCGAAGGCGCCACTTCGGGGTCGAGTACGACCCCGACACCGAGGTGCTGGTCACGGTGGGAGCCACCGAGGCCATCGCGGCAGCAGTGCTCGGCCTCGTCGAACCCGGTTCCGAGGTGCTGCTGATCGAGCCCTTCTACGACTCCTATTCGCCGGTGGTGGCAATGGCCGGAGCGCACCGCCTGACCGTGCCGTTGGTTCCCGATGGCCGGGGCTTCGCCCTGGACGCCGACGCGCTGCGCCGTGCGCTGACGCCGCGGACCACGGCGCTGATCGTCAACTCGCCACACAACCCGACCGGTGCGGTGCTGCGCCCGACCGAGCTGGCCGCGATTGCACAGATCGCGGTGTCCGCAGACCTGTTGGTGATCACCGACGAGGTCTACGAGCAGCTGGTGTTTGCCGGCCCGGACAACCCCCGGCATCTGCCGCTGGCCGCCTTCGACGGCATGGCCGAGCGCACGATCACCATCTCGAGCGCGGCCAAGATGTTTAATTGCACCGGCTGGAAGATCGGTTGGGCCTGCGGCCCAGCCGGACTCATCGCCGCGGTGCGTGCGGCGAAGCAGTACCTGAGCTATGTCGGCGGGGCGCCATTCCAGCCGGCGGTGGCGCTGGCGCTGGACACCCAGGACGCCTGGGTGGCCGGGCTGAAGAACTCGTTGCAGGCCAGGCGCGATCGGCTGGCGGCGGGGCTGACCGACGTCGGCTTCGAGGTGCACGACAGCTACGGCACGTACTTTCTGTGCGCCGACCCGCGGCCACTGGGGTACCACGACAGCACGGCGTTCTGCGCGGCGTTGCCCGAGAAGGTCGGCGTGGCCGCCATCCCGATGTCGGCGTTTTGCGTCCCGGCGGCGGCCCACGCCTCACAACAAGCCGACGTGTGGAATCACCTGGTGCGCTTCACCTTCTGCAAACGTGACGACACCCTCGAGGAAGCGATCAGGCGACTGGCGGTGCTCCGGGAGCACGCTATCTAG
- the fadB gene encoding fatty oxidation protein FadB, translating into MPDNTIQWDKDADGIVTLTMDDPSGSANVMNQAYLESMGKAVDRLVAEKDSITGVVVTSAKKTFFAGGDVKTMIQARPEDAGDVFNTVETIKKQLRTLETLGKPVVAAINGAALGGGLEIALACHHRIAADVKGSQLGLPEVTLGLLPGGGGVTRTVRMFGIQNAFVSVLAQGTRFKPAKAKEMGLVDELVGTVEELVPAAKAWIKANPDAHEQPWDKKGYKMPGGTPSSPALAAILPSFPSNLRKQLKGAPMPAPRAILAAAVEGAQVDFDTATRIESRYFASLVTGQVAKNMMQAFFFDLQAINAGGSRPEGIGKTPIKRIGVLGAGMMGAGIAYVSAKAGYDVVLKDVSLEAAQKGKGYSEKLEAKALERGRTTEEKSKALLDRITPTADAADFKGVDFVIEAVFENQELKHKVFGEIEDIVEPNAVLGSNTSTLPITGLASGVKRQEDFIGIHFFSPVDKMPLVEIIKGEKTSDETLARVFDYTLAIGKTPIVVNDSRGFFTSRVIGTFVNEALAMLGEGVEPASIEQAGSQAGYPAPPLQLSDELNLELMHKIAVATRKGVEDAGGTYQPHPAEAVVEKMLELGRSGKLKGAGFYEYVDGKRSGLWPGLRETFKSGSSRPPLQDMIDRMLFAEALETQKCLDENVLTSTADANIGSIMGIGFPPWTGGSAQFIVGYSGPAGTGKEAFVARARELAAAYGDRFLPPDSLR; encoded by the coding sequence ATGCCCGACAACACAATTCAGTGGGACAAGGATGCCGACGGCATCGTCACGCTGACCATGGATGATCCCTCCGGGTCGGCCAACGTGATGAACCAGGCCTACCTCGAGTCGATGGGCAAGGCCGTCGACCGCCTTGTCGCCGAAAAGGATTCGATCACCGGAGTGGTCGTCACCAGCGCGAAGAAGACCTTCTTCGCTGGTGGCGACGTCAAGACGATGATCCAGGCCAGGCCCGAGGACGCCGGCGATGTGTTCAACACCGTCGAGACCATCAAGAAGCAGCTGCGCACCTTGGAGACACTGGGCAAGCCGGTGGTCGCAGCCATCAACGGGGCGGCGCTGGGCGGCGGCCTGGAGATCGCGCTGGCGTGTCATCACCGGATCGCCGCTGACGTCAAGGGCAGCCAGCTCGGCCTGCCGGAGGTGACGCTGGGGCTGCTGCCTGGCGGCGGTGGGGTGACCCGCACGGTGCGGATGTTCGGCATCCAGAACGCGTTCGTGAGCGTGTTGGCGCAAGGTACGCGGTTCAAGCCGGCCAAGGCCAAGGAGATGGGGCTGGTCGACGAGCTGGTGGGAACGGTCGAGGAGCTGGTGCCCGCCGCCAAGGCCTGGATCAAGGCCAACCCGGACGCGCACGAGCAGCCGTGGGACAAGAAGGGCTACAAGATGCCCGGCGGCACCCCGTCGTCGCCCGCGCTGGCGGCCATCCTGCCGTCGTTCCCGTCGAACCTGCGCAAGCAGCTCAAGGGTGCACCGATGCCGGCGCCGCGCGCCATCCTGGCCGCCGCGGTCGAGGGGGCGCAGGTCGACTTCGACACCGCCACCCGCATCGAGAGCCGCTACTTCGCGTCACTGGTCACCGGTCAGGTCGCCAAAAACATGATGCAGGCGTTCTTCTTCGACCTGCAGGCCATCAATGCCGGCGGGTCCCGGCCCGAAGGCATCGGCAAGACCCCGATCAAGAGGATCGGTGTGCTGGGTGCGGGCATGATGGGCGCCGGCATCGCCTACGTCTCGGCCAAGGCCGGCTACGACGTGGTACTCAAAGACGTCAGCCTCGAAGCCGCGCAAAAGGGCAAGGGCTACTCGGAGAAGCTGGAAGCCAAGGCGCTGGAACGGGGCCGCACCACCGAGGAGAAATCCAAGGCGCTGTTGGACCGGATCACCCCGACGGCCGACGCCGCCGATTTCAAGGGTGTGGACTTCGTGATCGAGGCGGTCTTTGAGAACCAGGAGCTCAAGCACAAGGTGTTCGGCGAGATCGAGGACATCGTCGAGCCCAACGCGGTGCTGGGGTCCAACACCTCTACGCTGCCGATCACCGGTCTGGCCAGCGGTGTCAAGCGGCAAGAGGACTTCATCGGGATCCACTTCTTCTCGCCGGTCGACAAGATGCCGCTGGTCGAAATCATCAAGGGCGAGAAGACTTCTGACGAGACGCTGGCACGGGTGTTCGACTACACCCTGGCCATCGGCAAGACCCCGATCGTGGTCAACGACAGCCGCGGCTTCTTCACCTCCCGTGTCATCGGCACCTTCGTCAACGAGGCGCTGGCGATGCTCGGCGAGGGTGTGGAGCCGGCCAGCATCGAGCAGGCCGGTTCGCAGGCCGGTTATCCGGCGCCGCCGCTGCAGCTGTCCGACGAGCTCAACCTGGAGCTGATGCACAAGATCGCCGTCGCCACCCGCAAGGGTGTCGAGGACGCCGGCGGCACCTACCAGCCGCACCCTGCCGAGGCCGTCGTCGAGAAGATGCTCGAGCTCGGCCGCTCGGGCAAGCTGAAGGGCGCGGGTTTCTATGAGTACGTCGACGGGAAGCGGTCTGGCCTATGGCCGGGGCTGCGAGAGACGTTCAAGTCCGGCTCATCGCGGCCGCCGCTGCAGGACATGATCGACCGGATGCTGTTCGCCGAGGCGCTGGAAACCCAGAAGTGTCTCGACGAGAACGTGTTGACGTCGACCGCCGACGCCAACATCGGGTCGATCATGGGCATCGGGTTCCCGCCGTGGACGGGTGGCAGTGCGCAGTTCATCGTCGGCTACTCCGGTCCGGCGGGCACGGGTAAGGAAGCCTTCGTGGCCCGGGCCCGGGAGTTGGCGGCCGCGTACGGCGACCGCTTCCTGCCGCCGGACTCGCTGAGGTAA
- a CDS encoding acetyl-CoA C-acetyltransferase: MSEEAFIYEAIRTPRGKQKNGSLHEVKPLSLVVGLIDELRRRFPDLDENLISDVILGCVSPVGDQGGDIARAAVLASGMPVTSGGVQLNRFCASGLEAVNTAAQKVRSGWDDLVLAGGVESMSRVPMGSDGGAMGLDPATNYDVMFVPQGIGADLIATIEGFSREDVDAYALRSQQRAAAAWSGGYFAKSVVPVRDQNGLLILDHDEHMRPDTTMEGLAKLKPAFEGLAALGGFDDVALQKYHWVEKINHVHTGGNSSGIVDGAALVLIGSEAAGKSQGLTPRARIVATATSGADPVIMLTGPTPATRKVLDRAGLTVDDIDLFELNEAFASVVLKFQKDLNIPDEKLNVNGGAIAMGHPLGATGAMILGTMVDELERRDARRALVTLCIGGGMGVATIIERV; the protein is encoded by the coding sequence ATGTCCGAAGAAGCGTTCATCTACGAGGCCATCCGCACCCCGCGCGGCAAGCAAAAAAACGGATCGCTGCACGAAGTCAAGCCATTAAGCCTGGTCGTTGGCCTGATCGACGAGCTGCGCAGGCGTTTCCCCGACCTCGACGAGAACCTGATCAGCGACGTCATCTTGGGCTGCGTGTCACCGGTCGGTGACCAGGGCGGCGACATCGCCCGCGCCGCGGTGCTCGCATCGGGCATGCCGGTCACCTCCGGCGGTGTGCAGCTCAACCGGTTCTGCGCATCGGGCCTGGAGGCCGTCAACACCGCCGCGCAGAAGGTGCGCTCCGGCTGGGATGATCTGGTGCTGGCCGGCGGTGTGGAGTCGATGAGCCGGGTGCCGATGGGATCCGACGGCGGCGCGATGGGGTTGGACCCGGCCACCAACTATGACGTCATGTTCGTCCCGCAGGGCATCGGCGCCGACCTGATCGCCACCATCGAGGGCTTCTCCCGCGAGGATGTGGACGCCTACGCGTTGCGCAGCCAGCAAAGGGCCGCGGCCGCGTGGTCGGGCGGCTACTTCGCCAAGTCCGTGGTTCCGGTCCGCGACCAGAACGGCCTGCTGATCCTCGACCACGACGAGCACATGCGGCCCGACACCACCATGGAGGGGCTGGCCAAGCTGAAGCCGGCCTTCGAGGGCCTTGCCGCGTTGGGCGGCTTCGACGACGTGGCGCTGCAGAAGTACCACTGGGTGGAAAAGATCAACCACGTACACACCGGCGGCAACAGCTCGGGGATTGTCGACGGCGCCGCGTTGGTCTTGATCGGCTCCGAGGCCGCTGGCAAGTCGCAGGGCCTCACCCCGCGGGCGCGCATCGTGGCCACCGCCACCAGCGGGGCCGACCCGGTGATCATGCTGACCGGCCCCACCCCGGCCACCCGCAAGGTGCTCGACCGTGCCGGCCTGACCGTGGACGACATCGACCTGTTCGAGCTCAACGAGGCGTTCGCGTCGGTGGTGCTGAAGTTCCAGAAGGACCTCAACATCCCCGACGAGAAGCTCAACGTCAACGGTGGCGCCATCGCGATGGGCCACCCGCTGGGTGCCACCGGCGCGATGATCCTGGGCACCATGGTCGACGAACTGGAGCGCCGCGACGCCCGACGTGCGCTCGTCACGCTGTGCATCGGGGGCGGCATGGGTGTCGCGACGATTATCGAGAGGGTTTAA
- a CDS encoding SRPBCC family protein — MAVQASREIVIDAPPEKIMEALSDVDVLSEWSPVHKKLEVIDRYPDGRPHHVKAIVKVLGMTDKEILEYHWGPDWVVWDADKTFQQHGQHIEYTVKPEGIDKARVRFDITVEPSGPIPGFLVKRASEMVLNSAIKGLQKWVAKHGDSGQSG; from the coding sequence ATGGCTGTTCAGGCATCGCGGGAAATTGTGATCGATGCGCCGCCGGAAAAAATCATGGAGGCGCTCAGCGATGTTGACGTCTTGTCCGAGTGGTCTCCGGTGCACAAGAAGCTGGAAGTCATCGACCGCTACCCCGATGGCCGGCCCCACCATGTGAAGGCCATCGTCAAGGTTTTGGGGATGACCGACAAGGAGATCTTGGAATATCACTGGGGCCCCGACTGGGTGGTCTGGGATGCCGATAAGACGTTTCAACAGCACGGCCAGCACATCGAGTACACCGTCAAGCCGGAAGGGATCGACAAGGCGCGGGTCCGCTTCGACATCACCGTGGAACCGTCGGGGCCCATTCCCGGTTTCCTGGTCAAGCGTGCGAGCGAGATGGTGTTGAATTCGGCGATAAAGGGCCTGCAGAAGTGGGTTGCCAAGCACGGCGATTCCGGGCAATCCGGATAG
- a CDS encoding SRPBCC family protein encodes MAITESRDIVIEASPEEILDVIADFEAMPEWSEPHQSVEILETGADGRPSRVKMKVKTAGITDEQVVAYTWGQNAVSWTLVSSGQQKSQDGKYTLVPKGAETLVKFEISVDPNVPLPGFVLKRAVKGTIDTATEALRKRVLKVKKGT; translated from the coding sequence ATGGCAATCACCGAGTCCCGCGACATCGTCATCGAAGCTAGCCCCGAAGAGATCCTGGACGTCATCGCCGATTTCGAAGCGATGCCCGAGTGGTCCGAACCCCATCAAAGCGTGGAAATACTCGAGACCGGTGCCGACGGCCGGCCCAGCCGAGTCAAGATGAAAGTCAAGACCGCGGGTATCACCGACGAGCAGGTCGTGGCCTACACCTGGGGCCAGAATGCGGTGAGCTGGACGCTGGTCAGCTCCGGCCAGCAAAAGTCGCAGGACGGGAAGTACACCTTGGTTCCCAAGGGCGCCGAAACCCTGGTCAAGTTTGAGATCAGCGTCGATCCCAACGTTCCGCTGCCGGGCTTCGTCCTCAAACGCGCCGTCAAGGGGACGATCGACACGGCGACCGAGGCGCTGCGCAAACGGGTGCTGAAGGTCAAGAAGGGCACATAG